In Cyclopterus lumpus isolate fCycLum1 chromosome 9, fCycLum1.pri, whole genome shotgun sequence, a single genomic region encodes these proteins:
- the LOC117736193 gene encoding general transcription factor II-I repeat domain-containing protein 2A-like: MERERVLAAAREKYRNKKDIIWGGCKLSFFPDTTKETAQKRRKFNERHFSSLHPNIEQEFPKGTELRKNKLVALKSQAEKQVQFFQKFMKHSETVTLASYQLAWNIARAKKPYNEGDFIKKCLIDAFEILAPGDDKLKRSVSDVQLSRHSVKRRISDINTAVESQLHSDLQACEYFSVALDESCDIQDKPQLAIFARSVSNECMIKEELLDIVTLKDRTRGIDVKEAMMAAFAKANLPIPKLTAIATDGAPAMIGSVNGLVGLCKADQTFPDFWNFHCIIHREQLVSKSLNLNNAMKPVMEIVNYIRTHALNHRQFRNLIAELDQGLPGDLPLHCTVRWLSKSKVFSRFFELLDAVKLFMEEKDKDYPELSDLEWIMDLAFSVDMLCHLDRLNLTLQASEQVTSAALKKKRDRYATLVANLHESFVTRFCDLQLKRPQITFLVNPFNAETDCLKAPLVTDEAAAELEMIDLCEEDQLKAVLREGTVEFWKSVPIEKYPNIKRAALKILSMFGSTYVCESVFSTLKHVKSKHRSVLSDTHLKELLRVATTEYKPDLKRIVQDKECQKSH; this comes from the exons CGTCACTTCAGCTCACTCCACCCTAACATCGAACAGGAATTTCCAAAAGGGACTGAACTTCGCAAGAACAAGTTGGTCGCTTTGAAAAGCCAGGCAGAAAAGCAGGTGCAGTTTTTCCAAAAATTTATGAAACACTCGGAGACCGTAACGCTTGCATCATATCAGCTGGCTTGGAACATAGCACGGGCTAAAAAGCCATACAACGAAGGGGACTTCATTAAAAAATGCCTCATTGACGCCTTTGAAATCTTGGCTCCTGGAGACGACAAACTAAAACGGAGCGTATCAGACGTTCAACTGTCCCGCCACAGTGTTAAACGCAGAATATCGGATATTAATACAGCTGTTGAATCACAGTTGCACTCTGACCTTCAAGCATGTGAGTATTTTAGTGTGGCATTGGATGAGAGTTGTGACATACAAGACAAGCCTCAGTTGGCAATATTTGCACGGTCTGTGTCAAATGAATGTATGATCAAAGAAGAACTCCTTGATATTGTGACATTAAAAGACAGAACCCGTGGCATAGATGTGAAAGAAGCAATGATGGCTGCGTTTGCAAAAGCAAATCTGCCCATACCGAAACTAACTGCAATAGCCACGGATGGAGCGCCAGCCATGATCGGATCCGTGAACGGGCTTGTGGGTCTGTGCAAAGCTGATCAAACATTTCCCGACTTTTGGAATTTCCACTGCATCATCCACAGGGAGCAACTCGTGTCTAAATCATTGAATTTAAACAACGCCATGAAGCCTGTGATGGAAATCGTCAACTACATCCGCACACATGCGCTTAACCACAGGCAATTCAGGAATCTCATCGCTGAGCTGGACCAAGGGCTTCCAGGTGACCTGCCGCTGCACTGCACTGTGAGGTGGCTGTCAAAAAGCAAGGTATTCTCTCGCTTCTTTGAGCTTTTGGATGCTGTGAAACTGTTCATGGAAGAGAAGGACAAGGACTATCCCGAGCTCTCAGACCTCGAGTGGATTATGGATCTGGCATTTTCAGTTGACATGCTGTGTCACTTGGACAGACTGAACCTGACCCTGCAGG CCAGTGAGCAAGTCACCAGCGCCgccctgaaaaagaaaagagacagatatgCAACACTGGTTGCAAACCTGCACGAAAGCTTTGTGACCCGGTTCTGTGATCTACAACTGAAAAGACCACAGATTACGTTCCTCGTCAACCCATTTAATGCGGAGACAGACTGTTTGAAAGCCCCGCTCGTCACAGATGAGGCTGCGGCTGAGTTGGAGATGATCGACCTTTGTGAGGAGGATCAACTGAAAGCTGTTTTAAGGGAAGGGACCGTTGAGTTCTGGAAAAGTGTGCCAATTGAAAAATACCCCAACATCAAACGAGCTGCGCTTAAGATACTGTCCATGTTTGGGTCAACGTACGTCTGCGAGTCTGTGTTTTCTACCCTGAAACATGTGAAATCAAAGCATCGATCTGTTCTGTCTGACACTCATTTGAAAGAATTGCTTAGAGTGGCAACAACAGAATACAAGCCAGATTTGAAGAGGATTGTTCAAGATAAGGAATGCCAGAAGTCTCACTAA